The Pseudomonas fluorescens genome includes a window with the following:
- a CDS encoding DUF4123 domain-containing protein has protein sequence MTRSLPHQWLIEQHRLGHTLCVVLDSENEHHTRQALLKSSRPDQYLSVYSQTPVSDLADAGPFVFTFDRPGDEHINELIDRSDSRWGWLASLPKEGLPTLVEHWRERLIIGERPHQALYRFHDNRVLARALKHLPVEAYPAYLGPAISVCYWQGTCWASTYNPAPGAYPLPDSPLWLQVPVTPQQAMQTRLLNARRFLLAEHVQAFASLAEQQDPVAWLRATLEQAEAWHWQAPEQLEFLLTQRLQTPAQALAPYWQVRSVESPDEHFERVRLTAAFWQGDTPP, from the coding sequence ATGACTCGCTCACTCCCCCATCAATGGTTGATCGAACAACACCGCCTCGGCCACACCCTGTGTGTCGTCCTGGACTCAGAAAATGAGCACCACACGCGACAGGCATTGCTCAAGAGCAGTCGCCCCGACCAGTACCTGAGCGTATACAGCCAAACGCCGGTCTCCGACCTCGCTGACGCCGGCCCCTTTGTCTTCACCTTCGATCGGCCCGGCGACGAACACATCAATGAATTGATCGACCGGTCGGACAGCCGCTGGGGATGGCTCGCCAGCCTTCCCAAAGAGGGCCTGCCAACGCTGGTGGAACACTGGCGTGAACGGCTGATCATCGGAGAGCGCCCCCATCAGGCGCTGTACCGCTTCCATGACAACCGTGTCTTGGCCCGGGCGCTCAAGCACCTGCCTGTTGAAGCCTATCCGGCCTATCTCGGGCCAGCGATCAGTGTCTGTTATTGGCAGGGCACTTGCTGGGCAAGCACCTATAACCCGGCTCCGGGGGCATATCCGCTACCCGATTCGCCTCTTTGGCTGCAGGTGCCTGTTACCCCGCAGCAAGCGATGCAGACACGCCTCCTCAATGCCCGCCGCTTCCTGTTGGCCGAGCATGTCCAGGCCTTCGCCTCTCTGGCCGAGCAACAGGACCCGGTGGCGTGGTTGCGTGCCACGCTCGAACAGGCCGAGGCCTGGCATTGGCAGGCGCCCGAGCAGTTGGAGTTTTTACTGACCCAGCGCCTGCAAACACCCGCCCAGGCGCTGGCGCCGTACTGGCAAGTACGTTCAGTTGAAAGCCCCGACGAGCATTTTGAACGGGTGCGCCTGACGGCAGCGTTTTGGCAGGGAGATACGCCGCCATGA